The following are encoded together in the Streptomyces flavofungini genome:
- a CDS encoding acyl-CoA synthetase, with translation MDSEPLFPALAAPGPAPAVAFGPRALTYAGLAAATTALAARLTAAGATRVAVWATPTLETAVAVVAALRAGVPAVPLNPKSGAAELGHIVADSEPSLVLAGAGDELPEALAGLGRVDVEAEATAAAAHPTAADAPRPTAPDAVTAPSPDALAPSSLDAQDPSSPALIVYTSGTTGPPKGAVLSRRAISSTLDALEDAWQWTDADVLVHGLPLFHVHGLILGILGPLRRGGSVRHLGRFSTEGVARELATGGTMLFGVPTMYHRIAEALPDEPELVKALSGARLLVSGSAALPVHDHERIASATGRRVVERYGMTETLMNTSVRADGEPRAGTVGVPLPGVELRLVDEADTEIPRDAGPEAVGEIQVRGPNLFTSYLNRPDATEAAFASGGWFRTGDMAVRDADGYVRIVGRKATDLIKSGGYKIGAGEIENALLEHPAVREAAVTGEPDPDLGERVVAWIAPADPAAPPALDDLAAHVATRLAPHKRPRVLHLVDALPRNDMGKILKRALGKD, from the coding sequence GTGGATTCCGAACCCCTCTTCCCCGCCCTGGCCGCGCCGGGCCCCGCACCCGCCGTGGCCTTCGGCCCCCGCGCCCTCACCTACGCCGGCCTGGCAGCGGCGACGACCGCCCTCGCCGCCCGCCTCACCGCGGCGGGCGCGACGCGCGTGGCCGTCTGGGCCACGCCCACCCTGGAGACGGCGGTGGCCGTGGTGGCGGCGCTGCGGGCCGGGGTGCCCGCGGTGCCGCTGAACCCGAAGTCGGGGGCTGCGGAGCTGGGTCACATCGTGGCGGACAGCGAGCCGTCGCTGGTGCTCGCGGGGGCCGGGGACGAGTTGCCGGAGGCCCTGGCGGGGCTGGGACGGGTGGATGTGGAGGCCGAGGCGACCGCTGCCGCCGCGCACCCCACCGCCGCCGACGCCCCGCGCCCCACCGCCCCGGACGCCGTGACCGCCCCCTCCCCCGACGCCCTGGCACCCTCCTCCCTCGACGCCCAGGACCCCTCCTCCCCCGCCCTCATCGTCTACACCTCCGGCACCACAGGACCCCCGAAGGGCGCCGTCCTCTCCCGCCGGGCGATCTCCTCCACCCTCGACGCGCTGGAGGACGCCTGGCAGTGGACCGACGCCGACGTCCTCGTGCACGGCCTGCCCCTCTTCCACGTGCACGGCCTGATCCTCGGCATCCTCGGCCCGCTGCGGCGCGGCGGCTCCGTGCGGCACCTGGGCAGGTTCAGCACGGAGGGCGTGGCCCGGGAGCTGGCCACCGGCGGGACCATGCTGTTCGGGGTGCCGACGATGTACCACCGGATCGCCGAGGCGCTGCCCGACGAGCCCGAGCTGGTGAAGGCCCTGTCCGGGGCGCGGCTTCTCGTCTCGGGCTCGGCGGCGCTGCCCGTCCACGACCACGAGCGGATCGCGTCGGCGACGGGGCGGCGGGTCGTCGAGCGGTACGGCATGACGGAGACGCTCATGAACACCAGCGTCCGCGCGGACGGAGAACCGCGCGCGGGCACCGTCGGCGTACCGCTGCCCGGCGTCGAACTCCGCCTCGTCGACGAGGCGGACACCGAGATCCCGCGCGACGCGGGGCCCGAGGCGGTCGGCGAGATCCAGGTCCGCGGCCCGAACCTCTTCACCTCCTACCTCAACCGGCCCGACGCGACGGAGGCCGCCTTCGCCTCCGGCGGGTGGTTCCGCACCGGGGACATGGCCGTGCGGGACGCCGACGGGTACGTCCGCATCGTCGGCCGCAAGGCGACCGACCTCATCAAGAGCGGCGGCTACAAGATCGGAGCCGGTGAGATCGAGAACGCGCTCCTCGAACACCCCGCCGTCCGCGAGGCCGCGGTCACCGGCGAGCCGGACCCCGACCTCGGCGAACGCGTCGTCGCCTGGATCGCCCCCGCGGACCCGGCCGCGCCTCCGGCCCTCGACGACCTGGCCGCCCACGTCGCGACCCGCCTCGCCCCGCACAAGCGGCCGCGGGTGCTGCACCTCGTGGACGCGCTGCCGCGCAACGACATGGGCAAAATCCTGAAGCGAGCGCTGGGCAAGGACTGA
- a CDS encoding S8 family serine peptidase produces MPRPRSAPSRRRGSTPGGRRARGAGLRLLPAGLALALLPATLAATATAPPAAAAESADRAPRPHGGGKSETAPRTVTLITGDEVTVTPLGGGKRTVTVERPRGANGAVRTSVTGGRITVIPDEARPYLRAGVLDERLFDVTGLLRQGADRRGAKAATPLIVTYDKARTAADARTPRGAAKVRSLPSARAAAFKAAKGTAFWRAVTSADGDAARGSGRRFGGGIAKIWLDGRVEADLAESNAQIGTPKAWEAGLTGKGVRVAVLDTGADLTHPDLKDRVGPTKSFIPGQEVADRGGHGTHVTSTVGGSGAASDGKEKGVAPGADLAVGKVLSDEGFGSESEIIAGMEWAAKDVDARIVSMSLGSREPSDGTDPMAAAVNTLSKDTGALFVVAAGNTGAPSSIGSPGAADSALTVGAVDSDDRAAYFTSQGPRSGDNALKPDLSAPGVDILAARSQLTSGQGYYTSMSGTSMATPHIAGVAALLAERHRDWSGQQLKDALMSTSHGLDASVYELGAGRVDVPQAIDAEITATGGADFGFHRWPYAGNKPVTRTLTYTNSTASPVKLTLAARGAADGVVTLADTALTVPAHGTASTTVTGDGARAAVGATSGAVVASAGGKEVARTAFGLVKEEERYTLTVRVKDRDGAATPADLVVQPLTKGVDPYPAAVGGSGELKLRLKPGAYALSSFLDVRGAHGKDSLGIGFLAAPEITLDRDREVTLDAGKLREITAEVPRSAETRQLVMEYDRTANGSAYQGAVQVPVKYDSVFAAPTPKVAEGRFEYRTVWRLGKPLLDVKGIGEAVAQPGSTLGEGRSRLRLVDAGDGSPAAYEGKDARGKAVVVTRTGAAGQPTPPQLAQAAQDAGAKALFVSDGVPGRLNAWFGTDDNADRPLRIATVNAADGARLRDAARHGRSVETEATPYAPYVYDLEDGHAGAIPSRELTYRPSARELAVVPTKFHAPTRRAESGGEFRYSLTDTFEIGLGFPERISYPATRTDYVAAGKGRHWHESLRYGPDAVEQRSGLVDYRPGKRTPLDWFKPVWHPWLGTGLGWGQQRSGDNLDFNAPGWGDSGPDHTGFGDVWNDDSLTQTTAIYADGRLVDRGTSSAVHVTGAAPEERPYKLVTDTTMNPTRWRLATKAHSEWTFRSARTPADRKTFLPLLNLGFDVPTDLSGDVRGGRTVPVGLSAEYVQGAVGTGRIGAAALSVSYDDGKSWRDVHLDRSGRSAAWTGRLKVPGDAEAISFRASVRDDRGGSVSQEVVRGVGVR; encoded by the coding sequence ATGCCGAGACCCCGAAGCGCACCCAGCCGACGAAGAGGAAGCACCCCCGGCGGCCGAAGGGCCCGTGGGGCCGGACTCCGGCTCCTGCCCGCCGGACTCGCCCTTGCCCTGCTCCCGGCGACCCTCGCGGCGACCGCCACGGCACCCCCGGCGGCCGCCGCCGAGTCCGCGGACCGGGCCCCGCGCCCGCACGGCGGGGGCAAGTCCGAGACCGCCCCCAGGACCGTCACCCTCATCACCGGCGACGAGGTCACCGTCACCCCGCTCGGCGGCGGCAAGCGGACCGTCACGGTGGAACGGCCGCGCGGCGCGAACGGCGCCGTCCGCACCTCCGTGACCGGAGGACGCATCACCGTCATACCGGACGAGGCGCGCCCCTACCTGCGCGCGGGCGTCCTGGACGAGCGGCTCTTCGACGTCACGGGACTGCTGCGGCAGGGCGCCGACCGCCGTGGCGCCAAGGCGGCGACACCGCTGATCGTCACGTACGACAAGGCCCGTACCGCGGCGGACGCGCGCACCCCGCGCGGCGCGGCCAAGGTCCGCTCGCTGCCCAGTGCGCGCGCCGCCGCGTTCAAGGCGGCCAAGGGCACGGCTTTCTGGCGGGCCGTCACCTCCGCGGACGGCGATGCGGCGCGGGGGAGCGGGCGCCGCTTCGGCGGCGGCATCGCGAAGATCTGGCTCGACGGCCGTGTCGAGGCCGACCTGGCCGAGAGCAACGCCCAGATCGGCACGCCGAAGGCCTGGGAGGCCGGGCTCACCGGCAAGGGCGTGCGGGTCGCCGTCCTCGACACCGGTGCCGACCTCACGCACCCCGACCTGAAGGACCGCGTCGGCCCGACGAAGAGCTTCATCCCGGGTCAGGAGGTCGCCGACCGGGGCGGCCACGGCACCCACGTCACCTCCACCGTCGGCGGCAGCGGAGCCGCGTCCGACGGCAAGGAGAAGGGCGTCGCGCCGGGCGCGGACCTCGCCGTCGGCAAGGTCCTCAGCGACGAGGGCTTCGGCAGCGAGTCGGAGATCATCGCGGGCATGGAGTGGGCCGCGAAGGACGTCGACGCCAGGATCGTGTCCATGAGCCTCGGCTCGCGCGAGCCGAGCGACGGTACCGATCCGATGGCCGCCGCCGTCAACACGCTCTCCAAGGACACCGGCGCCCTCTTCGTCGTCGCGGCGGGCAACACCGGCGCGCCCTCGTCGATCGGCTCGCCCGGCGCGGCCGACTCCGCGCTGACCGTCGGCGCCGTCGACTCCGACGACCGGGCCGCGTACTTCACCAGCCAGGGCCCCCGCTCCGGCGACAACGCCCTCAAGCCCGACCTGTCCGCCCCCGGCGTCGACATCCTCGCGGCCCGCTCCCAACTCACCTCGGGCCAGGGCTACTACACCTCCATGAGCGGTACGTCGATGGCGACCCCGCACATCGCGGGCGTCGCCGCGCTGCTCGCCGAGCGCCACCGCGACTGGAGCGGACAGCAGCTCAAGGACGCCCTGATGTCCACGTCCCACGGCCTCGACGCGTCCGTGTACGAGCTGGGCGCGGGCCGCGTCGACGTGCCGCAGGCGATCGACGCGGAGATCACCGCGACGGGCGGCGCCGACTTCGGCTTCCACCGCTGGCCGTACGCCGGGAACAAGCCGGTGACGAGGACGCTGACATACACGAACTCCACTGCCTCGCCCGTGAAGTTGACCCTCGCCGCACGGGGAGCGGCCGACGGCGTCGTCACCCTCGCGGACACCGCGCTCACCGTCCCCGCGCACGGCACCGCCTCGACGACCGTGACCGGCGACGGCGCGCGGGCCGCCGTCGGCGCCACCAGCGGCGCCGTGGTGGCGAGTGCGGGTGGCAAGGAGGTCGCGCGGACCGCGTTCGGCCTGGTCAAGGAGGAGGAGCGGTACACGCTCACCGTCAGGGTCAAGGACCGCGACGGCGCCGCGACCCCGGCCGACCTGGTCGTGCAGCCGCTGACGAAGGGCGTCGACCCCTACCCGGCGGCGGTGGGCGGGTCCGGCGAGCTGAAGCTGCGCCTGAAGCCCGGGGCGTACGCCCTGTCCTCGTTCCTCGACGTGCGCGGCGCCCACGGCAAGGACTCCCTCGGCATCGGTTTCCTCGCGGCCCCCGAGATCACCCTGGACCGCGACCGCGAAGTGACCCTGGACGCGGGCAAGTTGCGGGAGATCACGGCCGAGGTGCCGCGAAGCGCCGAGACCCGCCAGCTCGTCATGGAGTACGACCGCACCGCGAACGGCTCCGCCTACCAGGGGGCCGTGCAGGTGCCGGTGAAGTACGACAGCGTGTTCGCGGCGCCGACGCCGAAGGTGGCCGAGGGCCGCTTCGAGTACCGCACGGTGTGGCGCCTCGGCAAGCCGCTCCTGGACGTCAAGGGCATCGGCGAGGCCGTCGCGCAGCCCGGCTCCACCCTCGGCGAGGGCCGCTCACGGCTGCGGCTCGTGGACGCGGGGGACGGCTCCCCGGCCGCGTACGAAGGAAAGGACGCACGGGGCAAGGCGGTTGTGGTGACCCGCACGGGCGCGGCCGGGCAGCCCACCCCGCCCCAGCTCGCGCAGGCCGCGCAGGACGCGGGCGCGAAGGCGCTGTTCGTGTCGGACGGCGTGCCGGGCCGACTGAACGCCTGGTTCGGCACGGACGACAACGCGGACCGGCCGCTGCGGATCGCCACGGTGAACGCGGCGGACGGGGCGCGCCTGCGGGACGCGGCGCGGCACGGCCGCTCCGTCGAGACGGAGGCCACCCCCTACGCGCCGTACGTCTACGACCTGGAGGACGGCCACGCGGGCGCGATCCCGTCCCGCGAGCTGACGTACCGCCCGTCCGCCCGTGAACTCGCCGTCGTGCCCACCAAGTTCCACGCCCCGACGCGCCGCGCCGAATCCGGCGGCGAGTTCCGCTACTCCCTCACCGACACCTTCGAGATCGGCCTCGGCTTCCCCGAGCGGATCTCCTACCCCGCGACCCGCACCGACTACGTGGCCGCCGGCAAGGGCCGCCACTGGCACGAGTCGCTGCGCTACGGCCCCGACGCCGTCGAACAGCGCAGCGGCCTCGTCGACTACCGCCCCGGCAAGCGCACCCCCCTCGACTGGTTCAAGCCCGTCTGGCACCCCTGGCTCGGCACCGGCCTCGGCTGGGGGCAGCAGCGCAGCGGCGACAACCTCGACTTCAACGCGCCCGGCTGGGGCGACTCCGGCCCCGACCACACCGGCTTCGGCGACGTCTGGAACGACGACTCCCTGACCCAGACCACCGCGATCTACGCCGACGGCCGACTCGTCGACCGCGGCACCAGCTCCGCCGTCCACGTCACGGGCGCGGCCCCCGAGGAACGCCCCTACAAACTGGTCACCGACACCACCATGAACCCCACCCGCTGGCGCCTCGCCACCAAGGCCCACTCGGAGTGGACGTTCCGCTCGGCCCGCACCCCCGCCGACCGCAAGACGTTCCTGCCCCTCCTGAACCTGGGCTTCGACGTCCCCACGGACCTGTCCGGCGACGTCCGGGGCGGGCGGACCGTGCCGGTGGGGCTCTCGGCGGAGTACGTGCAGGGCGCCGTCGGCACGGGCCGCATCGGAGCGGCGGCGCTGTCGGTCTCCTACGACGACGGCAAGTCCTGGCGCGACGTCCACCTCGACCGCTCCGGCCGCTCGGCCGCCTGGACAGGCAGGCTGAAGGTCCCCGGCGACGCGGAGGCCATCTCCTTCCGGGCGTCCGTGCGGGACGACCGGGGCGGGTCGGTCTCGCAGGAGGTGGTGCGGGGGGTGGGGGTGCGGTAG
- a CDS encoding serine/threonine-protein kinase, translated as MASTGELVAGRYRIETRLGRGGMGTVWRARDELLGRAVALKELHVDDALPPEDAQRQQERTLHEARSVAQVKHPGILVLHDVVRYEERPWLVMELIDGWSLADRVAAQGPLSPTEAGRVALALLGALRAAHTAGVLPRDLKPANVLLEAETGRVVLSDFGIAQVAGQTRLTRTGAFVGSPEYTAPERMAGRRSGPASDLWSLGVLLCAAVAGESPFHRDSVAGVLHAVVLDKIALPDALGPLLPVARGLLERDPDERLTTATAEEALRAALNDPIPPPSPTPQPAQGATGAGSDGPSDAGRPTRRNPGPRPRSRTATALATAAVVLATGGMATAAWFLVTNGNDSDDRDKRTDEAADEKPLTPPENATPAGPDGNESPTPTPPPTKPAPEPKPPAGYRTVNDPAGFTLTVPDGFTRSPEPPRVYY; from the coding sequence ATGGCAAGCACGGGGGAACTGGTCGCCGGACGCTATCGCATCGAGACCCGGCTCGGCCGCGGCGGCATGGGCACCGTGTGGCGGGCGCGGGACGAACTCCTCGGCCGGGCCGTCGCGCTCAAGGAACTGCACGTCGACGACGCGCTGCCCCCCGAGGACGCGCAGCGCCAGCAGGAGCGAACGCTGCACGAAGCCCGGTCGGTGGCGCAGGTGAAGCACCCGGGCATCCTCGTGCTGCACGACGTCGTGCGGTACGAGGAGCGGCCCTGGCTGGTGATGGAGCTGATCGACGGCTGGTCGCTCGCCGACCGGGTGGCGGCGCAGGGGCCGCTGTCGCCCACGGAGGCGGGCCGGGTGGCGCTCGCGCTCCTCGGCGCGCTGCGGGCCGCGCACACGGCCGGGGTGCTGCCCCGCGACCTGAAGCCCGCGAACGTGCTCCTGGAGGCGGAGACCGGCCGCGTCGTCCTGTCCGACTTCGGCATCGCGCAGGTCGCGGGGCAGACACGGCTCACGCGGACCGGGGCGTTCGTGGGCTCACCCGAGTACACCGCGCCGGAGCGGATGGCGGGCCGGCGGTCCGGGCCCGCGTCGGACCTGTGGTCGCTCGGGGTGCTGCTGTGCGCGGCCGTGGCGGGCGAGTCGCCGTTCCACCGGGACTCGGTGGCCGGGGTGCTGCACGCGGTGGTCCTGGACAAGATCGCCCTCCCCGACGCCCTGGGCCCCCTCCTCCCGGTGGCCCGAGGCCTCCTGGAACGCGACCCGGACGAACGCCTCACCACGGCAACAGCGGAAGAGGCGCTCCGCGCCGCCCTGAACGACCCGATACCGCCACCGTCACCGACCCCCCAGCCCGCCCAGGGCGCGACGGGGGCGGGCTCGGACGGACCCTCCGACGCCGGGCGTCCCACTCGCCGCAACCCCGGCCCCCGCCCCCGCTCCCGCACGGCCACAGCCCTGGCCACCGCAGCCGTCGTGCTCGCCACCGGCGGCATGGCCACGGCGGCCTGGTTCCTCGTGACGAACGGGAACGACTCGGACGACCGCGACAAGCGGACGGACGAGGCAGCCGACGAGAAGCCCCTGACACCACCCGAGAACGCCACCCCCGCGGGCCCCGACGGGAACGAATCCCCGACCCCGACCCCACCCCCGACGAAGCCCGCCCCCGAGCCGAAACCCCCCGCGGGCTACCGCACGGTGAACGACCCGGCCGGCTTCACCCTCACCGTCCCCGACGGCTTCACCCGCTCCCCCGAACCACCCCGCGTCTACTACTAA
- a CDS encoding acyltransferase family protein, translating to MRSEPAGQALPLVLVGAAREPDAAESSPWRGAPRARWVTGVGLISYSLYVWHEPVMLELDRWGLLPRGPLGFAAGTLTALAVAVAGTVSYWLVEYPAGLLGRARDARGAPREFSPERGRAGRG from the coding sequence GTGCGCTCGGAGCCGGCCGGGCAGGCGCTGCCGCTGGTCCTGGTGGGCGCGGCGCGCGAGCCCGACGCGGCGGAGTCCTCGCCGTGGCGCGGGGCGCCGCGGGCGCGCTGGGTGACCGGCGTCGGCCTGATCAGCTACAGCCTCTACGTCTGGCACGAGCCGGTGATGCTGGAGCTGGACCGGTGGGGGCTGCTGCCGCGCGGTCCGCTCGGCTTCGCGGCCGGGACGCTGACCGCGCTCGCCGTCGCGGTGGCGGGGACGGTGAGCTACTGGCTCGTCGAGTATCCGGCGGGGCTGCTCGGCCGGGCCCGGGACGCGCGGGGCGCTCCGCGCGAGTTCTCTCCGGAGCGGGGCCGGGCCGGCCGGGGCTGA
- a CDS encoding rod shape-determining protein has product MTVSLEQLRRCHIAVDLGAARTRVYVKGAGLVVDEPSAAAVNTRTGALIAVGQFAEQMTGRTPGYIRVVRPVSGGSVVDIEMCQRMLRHLLGEKLRRTLRRKPRLRAAACTPHDADPLAQRAAVETMVGLGARRVELVDTLIAAAVGCGLPVERPEATMILVCGAATTQVAVLSLGSIVTAERIPVGGEAIDHAIVQHLRHQHELMLPSQSVRPLQLALSGNGLTPHGPESTEIHGRDVATGLARSVQVETAAVRDAIHTPLTAVLDGIGKVLRDCPPDLVADLADRGIMMVGGSALLPGLDQMLVNATGMPVRIAERPDVCAVLGLGAMLEGKIQPLVLDPLAG; this is encoded by the coding sequence ATGACCGTCAGCCTGGAACAGCTGCGCCGCTGCCATATCGCCGTCGACCTGGGGGCCGCGCGGACCCGCGTGTACGTCAAGGGCGCGGGCCTCGTCGTCGACGAGCCGAGCGCCGCCGCCGTCAACACCCGCACCGGTGCGCTGATCGCGGTGGGCCAGTTCGCGGAGCAGATGACGGGGCGTACGCCCGGATACATCCGCGTCGTGCGGCCCGTGTCCGGCGGATCCGTCGTCGACATCGAGATGTGCCAGCGGATGCTGCGGCACCTGCTCGGCGAGAAGCTGCGCCGCACGCTGCGCCGCAAGCCGCGGCTGCGGGCCGCCGCGTGCACCCCGCACGACGCGGACCCCCTCGCCCAGCGGGCGGCGGTCGAGACCATGGTGGGCCTCGGCGCGCGCCGCGTGGAGCTGGTCGACACGCTCATCGCGGCGGCGGTGGGCTGCGGGCTGCCCGTGGAGCGCCCGGAAGCCACCATGATCCTGGTGTGCGGGGCCGCGACCACGCAGGTGGCCGTCCTCTCCCTCGGCTCGATCGTGACGGCCGAGCGGATCCCCGTCGGCGGCGAGGCCATCGACCACGCGATCGTGCAGCATCTGCGCCACCAGCACGAGCTGATGCTGCCCTCGCAGTCGGTACGTCCCCTCCAGCTCGCCCTCAGCGGCAACGGCCTGACCCCGCACGGCCCGGAGTCCACCGAGATCCACGGCCGGGACGTGGCGACGGGCCTCGCCCGCTCGGTGCAGGTGGAGACGGCTGCCGTCCGTGACGCCATCCACACGCCGCTGACCGCGGTCCTCGACGGCATCGGCAAGGTGTTGCGGGACTGCCCGCCCGACCTGGTGGCGGACCTCGCCGACCGCGGGATCATGATGGTCGGCGGCAGCGCGCTGCTCCCCGGCCTCGACCAGATGCTCGTGAACGCGACGGGCATGCCCGTACGCATCGCGGAGCGGCCCGACGTGTGCGCGGTGCTCGGCCTGGGTGCGATGCTCGAAGGCAAGATCCAACCACTGGTCCTCGACCCGCTGGCCGGCTGA
- a CDS encoding MFS transporter translates to MTRASEEDAPGGRTKQDDPPAAEPGDPLIKRRLFADLTPLRTSVDYRRLWVGNTISWIGQAMTSLAVSLQVYDITRSSFAVGLVGLFTLVPLVVFGLYGGAVADTVDRRKVGLYSAVGLCALSIALAGGALLDYQHVWFLYAVVALQAVCAALNAPARASMIPRLLPAEQLPAANALNSLTMTTGITLGPMLGGLLVGLWGYQSAYLIDAVAFTAALYAMWRLPAMRPGSDDAAGGGAGAADGKRQRASVMDGLRFLATRPNLRMTFFTDLCAMVLAHPRSLFPAVAVVWYGGDAKTAGLLAAAPAVGAMLGGVFSGWQGRVHRHGLMIVVSVAAWGTAIAVFGLTRNLWLGVFFLAVAGCSDMISMVFRNTMLQAATPDAMRGRLQGVFIVVVAGGPRLGDFLAGSVGQAVSPRVAIVGGGVACVVAVALLAARWRAFLRYDARSPEA, encoded by the coding sequence GTGACACGAGCATCCGAGGAAGACGCACCTGGCGGCCGGACGAAGCAGGACGACCCTCCGGCAGCCGAGCCGGGCGACCCCCTCATAAAGCGGCGCCTCTTCGCCGACCTGACCCCGCTGCGCACCTCCGTCGACTACCGGCGGCTCTGGGTCGGCAACACCATCTCCTGGATCGGCCAGGCGATGACGTCGCTCGCCGTGTCGCTCCAGGTGTACGACATCACCCGCTCCAGCTTCGCCGTCGGCCTGGTCGGGCTCTTCACGCTCGTACCGCTGGTGGTGTTCGGCCTGTACGGCGGCGCGGTCGCCGACACCGTGGACCGCCGCAAGGTGGGCCTGTACTCGGCGGTCGGCCTGTGCGCCCTGTCGATCGCGCTCGCGGGCGGCGCGCTGCTCGACTACCAGCACGTGTGGTTCCTGTACGCCGTGGTCGCGCTGCAGGCGGTGTGCGCCGCGCTGAACGCCCCGGCCCGCGCGTCGATGATCCCGCGCCTGCTTCCGGCCGAGCAGCTCCCGGCCGCGAACGCCCTGAACTCCCTCACCATGACGACGGGCATCACCCTCGGCCCGATGCTCGGCGGCCTGCTCGTGGGCCTGTGGGGCTATCAGTCGGCGTACCTCATCGACGCGGTGGCGTTCACGGCGGCGCTGTACGCGATGTGGCGGCTGCCCGCGATGCGCCCCGGGAGCGACGACGCGGCCGGGGGCGGCGCCGGGGCGGCCGATGGCAAGCGGCAGCGCGCCTCCGTCATGGACGGCCTGCGCTTCCTCGCCACCCGCCCCAACCTCCGCATGACCTTCTTCACCGACCTGTGCGCGATGGTCCTCGCGCATCCGCGGTCGCTGTTCCCGGCGGTCGCGGTGGTCTGGTACGGCGGTGACGCGAAGACGGCGGGGCTGCTCGCGGCGGCGCCCGCGGTGGGGGCGATGCTCGGCGGGGTGTTCTCGGGCTGGCAGGGCCGCGTGCACCGCCACGGGCTCATGATCGTGGTGTCGGTGGCGGCCTGGGGCACGGCGATCGCGGTGTTCGGCCTCACCCGGAACCTGTGGCTCGGTGTCTTCTTCCTCGCGGTCGCCGGGTGCTCGGACATGATCTCCATGGTGTTCCGCAACACGATGCTCCAGGCGGCCACCCCGGACGCCATGCGCGGGCGGCTGCAGGGCGTGTTCATCGTGGTCGTCGCGGGCGGGCCGCGGCTCGGCGACTTCCTGGCCGGGTCCGTCGGCCAGGCGGTCTCGCCGCGGGTGGCGATCGTCGGGGGCGGCGTCGCGTGCGTCGTCGCCGTGGCCCTGCTCGCGGCGCGGTGGCGTGCCTTCCTGCGCTACGACGCGCGCTCACCGGAGGCCTGA
- a CDS encoding GAF domain-containing protein yields the protein MPEDITPPLPLLLDAVLSVGTELELHATLQHIVTSAVRLSGARSGVLEVGEGPGGGVGEVFTAGVEVGAGAEEGGEASAPGVAPGTLSVPILVRDEEFGILHLTPGGAGGFSDADRGLLRVLAGQAGIAVGNARLYETARQRERWIEGAAAVTTALLTGEAAADALMTVAQQARLLAGAAAGVVLQPTPAGGMTIVAAATDAAGGGLPPERRRHPAAAAQNDLIGTTIEPGSAVLEQLLGGEPVFIEDSATDPRMTTHVRSRFGPSMMLPLQAGGRLIGTLALPRRRGDRPYTAVERLLATQFASQAALALVLADAQQSRQRLAVFEDRDRIARDLHDLVVQRLFATGMMLESTRRRAGSAPVGAALDHAVDELESTIQEVRTAIFALQQPPADAPTTFRGKVLKETAGAAALLGVQPSVHFSGAVDTRVTDPVAGRLLRALRRALAAASRRVAVTRVDVAVDAGVGLPDGRGGVRLTVYDDGETDGVSAGTTVTWQAPL from the coding sequence ATGCCCGAGGACATCACACCCCCGCTGCCCCTCCTCCTCGACGCCGTCCTCAGCGTCGGCACCGAGCTGGAACTCCACGCCACGCTCCAGCACATCGTGACCAGCGCGGTACGCCTGAGCGGCGCCCGCTCGGGCGTACTCGAGGTCGGCGAAGGGCCGGGCGGCGGGGTGGGCGAGGTGTTCACGGCGGGGGTGGAGGTGGGAGCGGGGGCCGAAGAGGGCGGCGAGGCGTCCGCGCCGGGCGTCGCCCCGGGCACCCTGAGCGTTCCCATCCTCGTGCGCGACGAGGAGTTCGGGATCCTGCACCTGACCCCCGGGGGCGCCGGAGGGTTCAGCGACGCCGACCGCGGGCTGCTGCGGGTGCTCGCCGGGCAGGCCGGGATCGCCGTCGGCAACGCCCGCCTGTACGAGACCGCCCGCCAGCGCGAACGCTGGATCGAAGGTGCCGCGGCCGTCACCACCGCGCTGCTCACCGGCGAGGCCGCCGCGGACGCCCTGATGACGGTGGCTCAGCAGGCCCGGCTGCTCGCGGGCGCGGCCGCCGGGGTCGTCCTCCAGCCCACGCCCGCGGGCGGCATGACCATCGTGGCCGCGGCGACGGACGCCGCGGGCGGCGGACTTCCGCCCGAGCGCCGCAGGCACCCCGCGGCTGCCGCCCAGAACGACCTCATCGGCACCACCATCGAGCCCGGCAGCGCCGTCCTCGAACAACTCCTCGGCGGCGAACCGGTGTTCATCGAGGACTCCGCGACCGACCCGCGCATGACGACGCACGTACGGTCCCGCTTCGGGCCCAGCATGATGCTGCCCCTCCAGGCGGGCGGCCGCCTCATCGGCACCCTCGCGCTGCCGCGCCGCCGCGGCGACCGCCCCTACACGGCCGTCGAACGGCTCCTCGCCACCCAGTTCGCCTCCCAGGCCGCGCTCGCCCTCGTCCTCGCCGACGCGCAGCAGTCCCGGCAGCGCCTCGCCGTCTTCGAGGACCGTGACCGGATCGCCCGTGATCTGCACGACCTCGTCGTCCAACGCCTCTTCGCCACCGGCATGATGCTGGAGTCGACGCGGCGCAGGGCCGGTTCGGCGCCGGTGGGGGCGGCGCTCGACCACGCCGTGGACGAGCTGGAGTCCACCATCCAGGAGGTGCGGACGGCCATCTTCGCGTTGCAGCAGCCGCCTGCCGACGCGCCGACGACGTTCCGGGGGAAGGTGCTCAAGGAGACGGCCGGGGCGGCCGCGCTGCTCGGCGTGCAGCCGTCCGTCCACTTCAGCGGTGCCGTGGACACCCGCGTGACCGATCCGGTCGCGGGGCGGCTCCTGCGGGCCCTGCGCCGGGCCCTCGCCGCGGCGTCCCGGCGGGTCGCCGTCACCCGGGTCGACGTCGCCGTCGACGCGGGGGTCGGGTTGCCCGACGGGCGGGGCGGGGTGCGGCTCACCGTGTACGACGACGGGGAGACGGACGGGGTGAGCGCGGGGACCACGGTGACGTGGCAGGCCCCACTCTGA